The Octadecabacter arcticus 238 genome contains a region encoding:
- a CDS encoding IS481 family transposase, with product MLVRLHRQATTTPKIRAAIKASADPAWMVGESFGISEQTVLKWRHRDSVEDRSHTPHRLQTTLTPAQEVVAVALRKTLLVSLDDLLAVVREFLNPNVSRSGLDRCLRRHGVGNLRDLKVKEARPKHSAFKAYAPGYLHIDVKYLPQMADQTSRRYLFVAIDRATRWVFIGIYSNKTAANARRFLRDLERACPLHIRTILTDNGKEFTDRLFGLRKRAATGKHEFDTLCTELGIDHRLTPPQSPQTNGMVERFNGRIEDVLQSHHFRSGEDLNATMHRYVLLYNQQLPQSVLQSRTPLQAMKDWHKLKPELFKKNPYYLTGCDK from the coding sequence ATGCTCGTTCGACTGCATCGCCAAGCGACGACAACACCGAAGATTAGAGCTGCCATTAAAGCCAGTGCCGATCCGGCCTGGATGGTGGGTGAAAGCTTTGGCATTTCTGAGCAGACTGTTTTGAAGTGGCGTCACCGCGACAGCGTCGAAGACCGCAGTCACACACCACATCGCTTGCAGACGACGCTCACGCCAGCGCAGGAGGTTGTTGCGGTGGCGTTGCGTAAGACGCTTTTGGTGTCACTTGATGACTTACTTGCAGTGGTCCGGGAGTTTCTGAATCCGAACGTTTCACGCTCGGGCTTGGATCGATGCTTGCGTCGACATGGGGTGGGCAATCTGCGCGACCTGAAGGTCAAAGAGGCAAGGCCGAAGCACAGCGCCTTCAAGGCCTATGCGCCGGGCTACCTGCACATTGACGTTAAATATCTGCCGCAAATGGCGGATCAGACATCACGCCGGTATCTGTTTGTCGCCATCGATCGCGCCACGCGGTGGGTGTTCATTGGTATCTATAGCAACAAAACGGCCGCCAATGCCCGACGTTTCCTGCGTGACCTTGAGCGCGCGTGTCCGCTGCACATTCGCACCATTCTTACGGATAATGGTAAGGAGTTCACTGACCGCCTCTTTGGCCTGCGCAAGCGTGCGGCGACCGGCAAACATGAGTTTGACACGCTGTGCACCGAACTTGGCATCGACCACCGTTTGACCCCACCACAATCGCCTCAAACCAACGGCATGGTTGAGAGGTTCAACGGGCGTATAGAGGATGTCCTTCAAAGCCATCACTTCCGATCAGGGGAAGACCTTAATGCGACGATGCACCGTTATGTATTGCTCTATAATCAACAACTCCCGCAATCTGTTCTTCAGAGCAGAACCCCCTTGCAGGCCATGAAAGACTGGCACAAACTTAAACCAGAGCTGTTTAAGAAAAACCCCTACTACCTCACGGGATGTGACAAGTAA
- a CDS encoding ABC transporter permease, which yields MSALPSYATTGQRIWHYSFRVICGLIFFFLIAPIVVIIPLSFNAENFFTFTPEMLSLDPAGFSTKHYQDFFTSSDWQLALRNSLKIAPVATFLSVSLGTLAAIGLSQSHVPFRRSIMAILISPMIVPLIISATGMYFFYSNPYIPTPFGRIDLPFTLTGTYWGVVLAHAALGIPFVIITVTATLVGFDQSLTRAAANMGANPVTTFFKVQMPLILPGVVSGGLFAFITSFDEVVVVLFVGSAGQKTLPWQMFTGLREQISPTILAVATILIAVSVVLLIVVEVLRRRSEKLRGVSPT from the coding sequence ATGTCTGCATTGCCATCATATGCGACCACAGGCCAACGAATTTGGCACTATAGCTTTCGCGTTATTTGCGGTCTGATCTTCTTTTTCCTGATCGCGCCAATCGTCGTCATCATTCCACTTTCTTTTAACGCGGAGAATTTCTTCACGTTTACGCCGGAAATGTTGTCGCTGGATCCTGCAGGTTTCTCGACTAAACACTACCAGGATTTCTTTACCAGCTCCGACTGGCAGCTCGCGCTGAGGAATTCGCTCAAGATTGCACCGGTTGCGACATTCCTTTCGGTTTCGCTTGGAACGTTGGCGGCGATTGGCCTGTCACAGAGCCACGTGCCGTTTCGCAGATCGATCATGGCGATCCTGATTTCGCCAATGATTGTGCCGCTGATCATCTCGGCGACAGGCATGTATTTCTTCTATTCCAACCCCTACATCCCGACCCCGTTCGGACGCATTGATCTGCCGTTCACGCTGACGGGCACCTATTGGGGCGTCGTCCTTGCGCATGCTGCGCTGGGGATTCCATTCGTCATCATCACCGTGACCGCGACGCTGGTTGGCTTTGATCAGTCCTTGACGCGGGCCGCTGCAAACATGGGAGCGAACCCTGTGACGACATTCTTTAAGGTGCAAATGCCGCTGATTTTGCCCGGTGTTGTGTCGGGTGGTCTGTTTGCATTTATCACGTCATTTGATGAAGTCGTGGTCGTTCTTTTCGTTGGTTCCGCTGGACAAAAGACGTTGCCTTGGCAGATGTTCACGGGTCTGCGCGAACAAATCAGCCCGACCATTTTGGCGGTGGCGACAATCCTGATCGCCGTGTCTGTTGTGCTGCTGATTGTGGTGGAAGTGTTGCGCCGGCGCTCGGAAAAGTTGCGCGGCGTGTCACCAACCTAG
- a CDS encoding ABC transporter permease yields MTLVLAADGRPLKASLNRALRRQKLRALMLIAPLLIFILVSFVMPIADMLFRSVENEIVVETLPRTVATLDGWDSDSGQAPDEDVFTALYFDMVLATEYKTHTRLGSRLNYEMTGISSLFRKSGRGVGRFDTDTYTDAFQAADPAYADPAQWAAWMADDTVRAALPMTANTYDAWAKMIIEAEEDVPVEEVPWDFVFTSLYLEVIEGAEPPVALNLSGVPLVNLRDQFADVDEDWLDPEVWQTIKIYSPEYTNGYFLNSVDRFKGVEGAEVRPENEQIYITLFIRTMIMSGSIMGMCVLLGYPIAWLLANLPARKANLLMILVLLPFWTSLLVRTSAWKVLLQQQGVINDTLVWYHSTWFGQLLDPVFMGLLNICYAFVNVITWVWNVLNGIWGGTDGLYLDWAAAGFERLALINNQTGTVIAMTHILLPFMILPLFSVMKTIPISYLRAAKSLGATNWTAFWRVYFPQSVPGIGAGCILVFILSIGYYITPELVGGTKGVFISNRIAYHISSSLNWGLAAALGTILLVIVMGLYWMYDKIVGIDNVKLGG; encoded by the coding sequence GTGACATTGGTTTTGGCTGCAGACGGACGACCGCTTAAGGCGTCACTGAACCGCGCATTGCGCCGCCAGAAACTGCGTGCGTTGATGCTGATCGCCCCGCTTCTGATCTTTATTCTGGTGTCCTTTGTGATGCCCATCGCCGACATGCTGTTCCGGTCGGTCGAAAACGAGATCGTCGTTGAAACGCTGCCGCGCACAGTCGCCACCCTTGACGGGTGGGACAGTGATTCCGGACAAGCCCCCGACGAAGACGTGTTCACCGCGCTTTATTTTGATATGGTGCTGGCGACCGAATATAAGACCCACACGCGTTTGGGCAGCCGTTTGAACTATGAAATGACGGGTATTTCGTCCCTGTTTCGTAAATCGGGCCGTGGCGTTGGCCGCTTTGATACTGATACATACACAGACGCATTTCAGGCCGCTGATCCGGCCTATGCTGACCCCGCACAATGGGCTGCTTGGATGGCGGACGACACCGTGCGCGCCGCATTGCCGATGACCGCCAATACCTATGATGCTTGGGCTAAGATGATAATCGAAGCCGAAGAAGACGTGCCCGTAGAGGAAGTTCCTTGGGACTTTGTTTTCACGTCGCTTTACCTCGAAGTGATTGAGGGCGCTGAACCGCCCGTCGCGCTGAATCTGTCCGGTGTTCCACTCGTAAACCTGCGCGACCAGTTCGCTGATGTTGATGAGGATTGGCTCGATCCCGAAGTTTGGCAAACCATCAAAATTTACTCGCCCGAATACACAAACGGATATTTTCTGAATTCTGTTGACCGCTTCAAGGGTGTTGAAGGCGCTGAAGTGCGCCCCGAGAACGAGCAGATTTATATCACGCTGTTTATCCGCACGATGATTATGTCAGGATCAATCATGGGCATGTGTGTCTTGCTGGGCTACCCGATTGCTTGGCTGCTTGCGAACTTGCCCGCGCGCAAAGCCAACTTGCTGATGATCCTTGTTCTTTTGCCCTTCTGGACATCGCTGCTGGTGCGCACATCCGCGTGGAAAGTCCTGCTGCAACAACAGGGCGTGATCAACGATACACTGGTTTGGTATCATTCGACTTGGTTTGGCCAATTGCTCGACCCCGTCTTCATGGGGCTGTTGAACATTTGTTACGCCTTCGTGAATGTCATCACATGGGTGTGGAATGTGCTTAACGGGATTTGGGGTGGCACGGACGGGCTATATCTGGATTGGGCAGCCGCGGGCTTTGAGCGCCTTGCGCTGATCAACAACCAAACGGGTACGGTCATTGCAATGACGCACATTCTGCTGCCGTTCATGATTTTGCCACTGTTCTCAGTGATGAAAACGATCCCGATTTCCTACCTTCGGGCCGCCAAATCGCTGGGTGCGACGAACTGGACAGCGTTCTGGCGGGTCTACTTTCCGCAATCGGTGCCGGGCATCGGTGCTGGCTGTATCCTCGTGTTTATTCTGTCGATCGGCTATTACATCACGCCTGAATTGGTTGGCGGCACCAAAGGTGTCTTCATCTCCAACCGGATTGCCTACCATATCTCCAGCTCGCTTAACTGGGGCCTCGCGGCCGCGTTGGGCACCATTTTGCTGGTGATCGTGATGGGGCTGTACTGGATGTATGACAAAATTGTCGGCATCGATAATGTAAAATTGGGGGGCTGA
- a CDS encoding extracellular solute-binding protein — MKTTIKLMATTCLTLSATLAVADGHMADEMTIVSWGGAYSSSQENAYHIPYAEMTGVTIINDESSAEAVAKLRAMNEAGNVTWDVVDVVASDAIRLCDEGLALEIDFDEQLAPGDDGSTPTEDFGDLLVSDCFIPQIVYSTTFGYRTDLVGDTAPTDVCAIFDTETYPGMRSLEKRPINNMEWALLCDGVAKGDVYDVLETEEGQAQAFAKLDTIKDSVIWWSAGADTPQLLADGEVIMGSTYNGRLFSLIEEQDQPVAMLWDAQVFDLDGWIIPAGLTPEREARALDYVRFATDTQRLADQSKYIAYGPARASSAPLVSQHATLGIDMAPHMPTDPANATNTFLYNYTWWADYRDDLDAKFQVWLSQ; from the coding sequence ATGAAAACGACTATCAAACTGATGGCAACCACATGCCTGACGCTGTCCGCTACACTCGCGGTTGCAGACGGTCATATGGCTGATGAGATGACCATCGTTAGCTGGGGCGGTGCGTATTCGTCCTCACAAGAGAATGCTTATCACATTCCTTATGCTGAGATGACTGGCGTCACGATCATCAACGACGAATCCTCTGCTGAAGCAGTTGCGAAACTTCGTGCGATGAACGAAGCTGGCAATGTCACGTGGGACGTGGTTGACGTGGTTGCATCTGATGCGATCCGTCTTTGCGACGAAGGCCTTGCGCTGGAAATAGACTTTGACGAACAGCTTGCACCAGGCGATGATGGCTCCACTCCGACCGAAGATTTCGGCGACCTGCTGGTATCCGACTGCTTCATTCCGCAGATCGTTTATTCGACAACTTTCGGCTACCGTACGGACCTTGTCGGCGACACAGCGCCAACAGATGTCTGCGCGATCTTCGACACAGAAACATACCCAGGCATGCGTTCGTTGGAAAAGCGTCCGATCAACAACATGGAATGGGCGTTGCTTTGTGACGGCGTAGCCAAGGGCGACGTATATGACGTTCTGGAAACAGAAGAAGGTCAGGCACAGGCATTTGCCAAGCTCGACACCATCAAAGACAGCGTGATCTGGTGGTCTGCTGGTGCTGACACTCCACAGCTTTTGGCTGATGGCGAAGTCATCATGGGTTCCACTTACAACGGTCGCCTGTTTTCGCTGATCGAAGAGCAGGACCAGCCGGTCGCTATGCTTTGGGACGCACAAGTGTTTGACCTTGACGGTTGGATCATTCCAGCTGGCCTGACACCTGAGCGTGAAGCACGTGCGTTGGACTATGTCCGTTTCGCAACTGACACACAGCGTCTTGCAGACCAGTCCAAATACATCGCTTACGGTCCGGCACGTGCGTCTTCCGCACCGTTGGTAAGCCAGCACGCGACGTTGGGCATCGATATGGCGCCGCATATGCCAACCGATCCAGCGAACGCGACGAACACATTCCTGTACAACTACACATGGTGGGCTGACTACCGTGACGATCTGGATGCGAAATTCCAGGTTTGGTTGTCGCAGTAA
- a CDS encoding ABC transporter ATP-binding protein → MVDNQSAFVAFERVQKSYDGEVLVVKDLNLSMPKGEFLTMLGPSGSGKTTCLMMLAGFETATHGDILLDGVSINNIPPHKRGIGMVFQNYALFPHMTVAENLSFPLEVRKIGKSEREEKVMRALGMVQMQDFAGRRPAQLSGGQQQRIALSRALVFEPELVLMDEPLGALDKQLRETLQFEITNLAHELGITTVYVTHDQTEALTMSDRVAVFDDGRIQQLAAPDELYERPQNSFVAQFIGENNTMDGVVQQIQGDSCIVKLDSGDIIDAVPVNVSEVDQRTQVSIRPERVEFDRTRLQDDAHTLKAEVLEFIYMGDIFRTRLRVAGKDDFVIKTRNAPDQRRLKPGEMIEIGWLAQDCRALDA, encoded by the coding sequence ATGGTAGACAATCAATCGGCATTTGTGGCGTTCGAGAGAGTCCAGAAAAGTTATGACGGCGAGGTTCTTGTTGTTAAAGACTTGAACCTGTCGATGCCCAAGGGCGAATTTTTGACAATGCTTGGGCCGTCTGGGTCGGGCAAAACCACCTGCCTGATGATGCTTGCAGGATTTGAAACCGCAACACACGGCGACATTTTGCTCGATGGTGTTTCGATTAACAACATTCCACCGCACAAGCGCGGCATCGGCATGGTGTTCCAGAATTACGCTTTGTTCCCGCATATGACGGTGGCCGAAAACCTGTCCTTCCCCTTGGAAGTGCGCAAGATCGGCAAGTCCGAGCGAGAAGAAAAAGTCATGCGCGCTTTGGGCATGGTTCAGATGCAGGATTTTGCAGGACGACGTCCGGCGCAATTGTCCGGTGGTCAACAGCAGCGGATCGCGTTGTCGCGTGCGCTGGTGTTTGAACCTGAACTGGTGCTGATGGACGAACCCCTCGGTGCACTAGATAAGCAGCTGCGCGAAACCTTGCAGTTTGAAATTACCAATCTGGCACATGAACTCGGCATTACGACCGTTTACGTGACCCACGACCAAACCGAAGCGCTGACAATGTCGGACCGCGTTGCCGTCTTTGACGATGGCCGCATTCAACAATTGGCGGCACCAGATGAATTGTACGAGAGGCCGCAGAATAGTTTCGTGGCGCAATTTATTGGTGAAAACAACACCATGGACGGTGTCGTGCAGCAAATTCAGGGTGATTCCTGCATCGTAAAGCTTGATAGCGGCGACATTATCGACGCCGTGCCGGTTAACGTATCCGAAGTTGACCAGCGCACACAGGTTTCTATCCGCCCCGAACGTGTCGAATTCGACCGTACGCGCCTACAAGACGATGCGCATACTCTGAAGGCCGAAGTGCTTGAGTTCATCTATATGGGCGATATCTTTAGAACTCGCCTGCGGGTGGCCGGTAAGGATGATTTCGTAATCAAGACGCGTAACGCGCCGGATCAGAGGCGCCTAAAGCCCGGCGAGATGATCGAAATCGGTTGGCTCGCGCAAGATTGCAGGGCGCTCGACGCGTAA
- a CDS encoding aminopeptidase P family protein, which yields MDRPQNYRFHQGDKVLPFADAEYEGRLAKLRASMAHLGVDACVFTSMHNIAYYSGFLYCAFGRPYALVVTATDNVTMSAGIDAAQPWRRGYGDNITYTDWQRNNYWRAIQFVAGSGKVIGYEGDHLSLAQKALLDEFLTPRSSMDIAPTTMKQRMHKSAAEITLIRAGANVADVGGYAIKEAVKVGAREIDVAMAGRDVMELEIARRFPDAEYRDTWVWFQSGMNTDGAHNPVTSRKLERGDILSLNTFPMISGYYTALERTMFVGEVDDASRKIWEANVAAHEYGMSLLVPGAKCSDITHKINDFFAERQLLQYRTFGYGHSFGVLSHYYGREAGLELREDVDTVLEPGMVISMEPMLTIGDGNPGAGGYREHDILVIKDDGNENITGYPYGPDFNVVG from the coding sequence ATGGATCGTCCACAGAATTACCGTTTTCACCAAGGGGATAAGGTTCTCCCGTTTGCCGACGCTGAATACGAAGGCCGCTTGGCCAAATTGCGCGCAAGCATGGCGCACTTGGGTGTCGATGCCTGTGTTTTCACATCGATGCACAACATCGCTTATTATTCCGGCTTTCTATATTGTGCGTTTGGCCGCCCATATGCGCTGGTCGTGACCGCAACTGACAACGTCACGATGTCTGCGGGCATTGACGCAGCACAGCCGTGGCGTCGTGGGTATGGCGACAATATCACCTATACGGACTGGCAACGAAACAACTACTGGCGCGCGATCCAATTTGTCGCGGGCTCTGGCAAGGTCATTGGCTACGAGGGCGATCATCTGAGCCTTGCACAAAAAGCGCTGTTGGACGAGTTCCTGACACCAAGGTCGTCGATGGATATCGCGCCAACGACGATGAAGCAGCGGATGCACAAATCCGCGGCAGAAATCACATTGATCCGTGCAGGTGCCAACGTGGCCGATGTCGGTGGTTATGCGATCAAAGAGGCTGTCAAAGTTGGCGCGCGTGAGATTGACGTGGCCATGGCGGGGCGTGATGTGATGGAATTGGAAATCGCGCGGCGTTTTCCGGATGCTGAATACCGCGACACGTGGGTTTGGTTCCAGTCGGGAATGAATACGGACGGTGCACACAACCCTGTCACATCCCGCAAGCTTGAAAGGGGCGATATCCTTAGCCTCAATACGTTCCCGATGATTTCAGGGTATTATACCGCCCTTGAACGCACCATGTTCGTTGGCGAAGTGGACGATGCCAGCCGCAAAATCTGGGAGGCCAATGTCGCCGCCCACGAATACGGTATGTCGCTTTTGGTGCCCGGTGCGAAATGCAGCGACATCACGCACAAAATCAACGACTTCTTTGCAGAGCGGCAGTTGTTGCAATACCGCACGTTCGGTTACGGCCACTCGTTTGGGGTGTTGTCGCACTACTATGGGCGTGAGGCGGGGCTCGAGTTGCGCGAAGATGTCGACACCGTTTTGGAACCGGGGATGGTCATTTCAATGGAACCAATGTTGACCATCGGTGACGGCAATCCCGGGGCAGGCGGATACCGCGAGCACGACATTCTTGTCATCAAAGACGACGGCAACGAAAACATCACAGGCTATCCATATGGACCGGATTTCAACGTGGTCGGTTAA
- a CDS encoding DUF2934 domain-containing protein, protein MTNTNPTDAQISDTAYLIWHDEGQPQGRDTQHWQMALDALTAQPTKAKPARKAAAKPRAKKATPTKKPYYTPAPELT, encoded by the coding sequence ATGACCAACACAAACCCCACCGACGCGCAAATCAGTGACACCGCCTATCTTATCTGGCACGACGAAGGTCAGCCGCAGGGCCGAGACACGCAGCACTGGCAAATGGCGCTCGACGCACTGACTGCGCAGCCCACCAAAGCCAAACCAGCCCGCAAGGCGGCTGCCAAGCCACGGGCTAAAAAGGCGACGCCAACGAAGAAACCATATTATACTCCTGCGCCTGAATTGACCTGA
- a CDS encoding IS630 family transposase → MSKQYKTVSLSDEQRIALEALCRRRKVDALVWKRARAFLLLDAGEDAGTVCRILDIGPTVLTEWRFAFAGAGLSFFGLKDYSQRQGHLSVVQEQAVRAHFTAQPARNADEVCAYVLAECDQNYSTSGAAKLMRRLGFAYKKPQLLPAQADEAKQAAFIAKYEALMNGLAADEMVVFSDAVHPEHQSRPAHGWFPKGQKTALKATSGRKRLNIQGALDLETFQFTFVEGEKINAQTTRQMLEKLERNNQTKTAIHVFVDNARYHHAKILQPWLDSPERRVKLHFLPAYAPHLNPIERLWGVMHKWVTHNRHYATFNQFTEAIFDFFRKTLPEKWPEFRDTVTDNFRVISLKEYKVI, encoded by the coding sequence ATGAGCAAGCAATACAAAACAGTCTCCTTATCCGACGAGCAGCGCATAGCACTTGAAGCGCTTTGCCGCCGCCGCAAAGTTGACGCCCTTGTTTGGAAACGGGCGCGCGCGTTTCTTCTTTTGGACGCAGGAGAAGACGCCGGAACGGTTTGCCGGATTTTGGATATTGGCCCGACAGTTTTGACGGAGTGGCGATTTGCCTTTGCCGGTGCGGGACTATCGTTTTTCGGTCTGAAGGACTACAGCCAGCGTCAGGGTCATTTGTCCGTCGTGCAAGAGCAGGCGGTGAGAGCCCATTTCACCGCGCAGCCTGCCCGCAATGCCGATGAGGTCTGTGCCTATGTTCTAGCCGAGTGCGACCAAAACTACAGCACGTCGGGAGCCGCCAAGCTGATGCGCCGCCTGGGGTTCGCGTATAAGAAACCACAATTGCTGCCTGCACAGGCCGATGAAGCCAAGCAGGCTGCGTTTATTGCCAAATATGAGGCCCTGATGAACGGGTTGGCCGCAGATGAGATGGTTGTCTTTTCGGACGCTGTCCACCCCGAACACCAGAGCCGCCCCGCCCATGGTTGGTTCCCCAAGGGACAAAAGACGGCCCTGAAGGCGACATCAGGGCGCAAGCGGCTCAACATTCAGGGCGCGCTTGACCTTGAGACTTTCCAGTTCACCTTTGTGGAAGGCGAGAAGATCAATGCCCAGACAACCCGACAGATGCTGGAAAAGTTGGAACGCAACAACCAAACCAAGACGGCCATCCACGTCTTTGTCGACAATGCCCGCTATCATCATGCCAAGATACTACAGCCATGGCTGGACAGCCCAGAACGTCGGGTGAAGTTGCATTTCTTGCCAGCATATGCCCCGCACCTCAACCCGATCGAGCGTCTTTGGGGTGTTATGCACAAATGGGTCACCCACAATCGGCACTATGCAACGTTCAACCAATTCACAGAGGCCATTTTCGACTTCTTCCGCAAGACCCTGCCAGAAAAATGGCCAGAGTTTCGCGACACCGTCACCGACAACTTCCGCGTCATATCGCTCAAGGAATACAAAGTGATTTGA
- a CDS encoding glycogen/starch/alpha-glucan phosphorylase: protein MKDQDITLVTAETLRNEILRHLKLSIGKDPSHASLYDWRMSLSLALRDRVVEPWFASTRKTYEGKHKRVYYLSMEFLIGRLIEDVTINLDVEEIAVQAMADLGQDYYKVVVDEPDAALGNGGLGRLAACFMDSLATLAIPAYGYGIRYEHGLFEQHFEGGQQTESAEGWLAQRHAWEFERPEVTYNIHFGGYVSEENGKSNWNPAETVLASAYDTPIVGWKGQWANTLRLWAAKPVKLFDLESFNRGDYIGANAPERLARTISRVLYPDDTTQDGKELRLKQEYFFTSASIKDLLRRFLAEGNKIEDLHEHVAIQLNDTHPAIAGPELVRLLIDKHDFNIDDAIEMARKCLGYTNHTLLPEALERWPEDLFARILPRHHRIIQMIQDRHLSATGSDIRIIEHGNVKMGELAFIIAHSVNGVSALHSELVKETVFADLHKAYPSRILNQTNGITPRRWLYSCNPALRNLITDTIGSGWAADLERLQNLNAHLDDTGFLQAYAAAKTTNKVRLAKWLKDRNDVTLDTSAMFDVQIKRIHEYKRQHLNILETIALWNEIRDNPTANWTPRVKIFGGKAAPGYVLAKSIIRLINDVAATINNDPVTKHLLQVVYPENYNVSMAEVLIPASDLSEQISTAGKEASGTGNMKLSLNGSPTIGTLDGANVEIRDHVGHENFFLFGLTAAEAQEKRTEHGYSRRAIEASPRLSRVLGQIGAGVFSNGDHHRYSDILHNLYEHDYFLVSCDFDEYFAKQREVDAVYLDVNRWTRMAAANTAGMGWFSADRTIRSYADQIWDAKSVT, encoded by the coding sequence ATGAAAGACCAAGATATAACCCTCGTGACCGCAGAAACGCTGCGCAACGAAATTTTGCGACACCTTAAGCTGTCAATCGGCAAAGATCCCAGCCACGCGAGCCTTTATGACTGGCGAATGTCGCTGTCTTTGGCCTTGCGCGACCGTGTTGTCGAACCTTGGTTTGCGTCCACCCGCAAGACATACGAGGGCAAGCACAAGCGCGTCTATTACCTGTCGATGGAATTCCTGATTGGCCGTCTAATCGAAGACGTGACGATCAACTTGGACGTTGAAGAAATCGCAGTGCAAGCGATGGCTGACTTGGGTCAGGATTATTACAAGGTTGTGGTCGACGAACCCGATGCAGCGCTTGGCAATGGTGGTTTGGGTCGTTTGGCGGCGTGTTTCATGGATAGCCTCGCGACGCTTGCAATTCCAGCCTACGGCTACGGAATCCGCTACGAACATGGGCTGTTTGAACAACATTTTGAAGGCGGCCAGCAGACTGAGTCCGCTGAAGGCTGGCTTGCCCAGCGCCACGCGTGGGAGTTCGAACGCCCAGAAGTCACCTACAACATCCACTTCGGTGGCTATGTAAGCGAAGAAAACGGCAAATCCAACTGGAACCCGGCTGAGACAGTCTTGGCATCGGCCTACGACACGCCAATCGTTGGCTGGAAAGGCCAATGGGCCAACACTTTGCGACTCTGGGCCGCGAAACCTGTCAAACTGTTCGACCTCGAAAGCTTTAACCGTGGCGATTACATCGGTGCGAACGCGCCTGAACGTCTGGCGCGCACAATCTCGCGCGTGTTGTATCCTGATGATACGACGCAGGACGGCAAAGAACTGCGTCTAAAGCAGGAGTATTTCTTTACGTCAGCGTCGATCAAAGATCTGCTGCGCCGTTTCTTGGCCGAGGGCAACAAGATCGAAGACCTGCACGAACATGTCGCGATCCAGCTCAACGACACCCACCCTGCGATTGCTGGGCCTGAATTGGTCCGGCTGCTGATCGACAAGCACGATTTCAATATCGACGACGCCATTGAAATGGCCCGTAAATGTCTGGGTTATACCAACCACACATTGCTGCCAGAGGCTTTGGAGCGTTGGCCCGAAGACCTTTTCGCGCGCATTCTGCCGCGCCATCACCGCATCATCCAAATGATCCAAGACCGCCACCTGTCGGCGACGGGTTCGGACATTCGCATTATCGAACATGGCAACGTCAAGATGGGCGAGCTGGCGTTCATTATTGCACATAGCGTCAACGGCGTTTCAGCGCTGCATTCGGAACTGGTGAAAGAAACGGTCTTTGCAGATCTGCACAAAGCCTATCCAAGCCGCATCCTGAACCAGACCAACGGCATCACGCCGCGCCGCTGGCTGTATTCGTGCAACCCTGCCCTGCGCAATCTGATCACCGACACGATCGGCAGCGGATGGGCTGCTGACCTTGAGCGTCTGCAAAACCTCAACGCGCATCTTGATGACACTGGGTTCCTGCAAGCCTACGCTGCCGCCAAAACCACCAACAAAGTGCGTTTGGCCAAGTGGCTTAAGGATCGCAACGATGTCACCCTCGATACATCCGCGATGTTCGACGTCCAGATCAAGCGTATCCACGAGTACAAACGCCAACACCTCAACATTCTGGAAACCATCGCGTTATGGAATGAAATCCGCGACAACCCGACTGCAAACTGGACCCCACGGGTCAAGATTTTTGGCGGCAAGGCGGCACCGGGTTATGTTTTGGCAAAATCCATCATTCGCCTGATCAACGATGTCGCCGCGACGATCAACAACGACCCGGTCACCAAACATCTGTTGCAGGTGGTTTATCCTGAAAACTACAATGTCTCGATGGCTGAAGTCCTTATCCCAGCGTCTGATTTATCTGAACAAATCTCAACCGCGGGCAAAGAAGCGTCTGGCACGGGCAACATGAAACTGTCCCTGAACGGCAGCCCGACCATCGGCACCCTTGACGGCGCAAACGTTGAAATACGCGATCACGTTGGCCACGAAAACTTCTTCTTGTTCGGATTGACCGCGGCTGAAGCTCAAGAAAAACGCACCGAGCATGGCTATTCGCGCCGCGCAATTGAAGCCAGCCCGCGCCTGTCGCGTGTCCTTGGCCAAATCGGCGCAGGGGTGTTTTCCAATGGCGACCACCACCGCTATTCTGACATTCTGCACAACCTGTACGAACACGACTACTTCCTCGTCAGCTGCGATTTTGACGAATACTTTGCAAAGCAGCGCGAGGTTGATGCAGTATATCTTGATGTTAACCGCTGGACGCGAATGGCAGCAGCGAACACGGCCGGTATGGGCTGGTTCTCTGCTGATCGCACCATTCGAAGCTATGCGGATCAGATTTGGGACGCAAAGTCTGTGACCTAA